From Mya arenaria isolate MELC-2E11 chromosome 1, ASM2691426v1, a single genomic window includes:
- the LOC128225574 gene encoding uncharacterized protein LOC128225574: MMLLFCLQTIAYILMTKAANSIEAGPADSWFHGCVGNLDHELLSWVTDGSQLDVAACSNTCMDNGFRWSLVGQTDGRQDLQCSCTNITAAQYLLHNTASCILRSGLPVGEISNGSTPHSWAVYRSDGPFLSSVTIATDVPLVVIDKLVAIEIHITRPTARSVSKDDSNSSHMVMVTWQVSGDIKSYHENISIMGYTEVLIRPRFTFSTVGHYTIVEHYTVDKDQHGRVYRDGDQIPVHILHSGALHSR, from the exons GACCTGCAGACAGTTGGTTCCATGGATGTGTTGGTAACCTTGACCATGAACTCTTGTCCTGGGTTACAGACGGGTCACAGCTGGATGTGGCAGCATGCTCAAACACCTGTATGGATAATGG GTTCAGATGGTCGTTGGTAGGACAGACAGATGGCAGGCAGGACCTGCAGTGCTCTTGTACCAACATTACAGCCGCACAGTATCTGCTCCACAACACAGCATCCTGCATTTTGAG GTCTGGTTTACCAGTTGGTGAAATAAGTAATGGATCCACTCCACATAGTTGGGCGGTCTACAGAAGTGATGGCCCCTTTCTCTCCTCTGTCACCATAGCAACAGATGTTCCCTTGGTTGTTATTGACAAGCTGGTTGCGATAGAGATACATATTACCAGGCCAACAGCTAGAAGTGTTTCGAAAG ACGACAGCAATTCGAGTCACATGGTGATGGTGACCTGGCAGGTTTCTGGGGATATCAAAAGTTACCATGAGAACATCAGCATCATGGGGTATACAGAGGTGCTGATCAGACCCCGGTTCACGTTCTCCACAGTGGGGCATTACACAATAG TGGAGCATTACACAGTAGATAAGGATCAGCATGGCAGGGTATACAGAGATGGTGACCAGATCCCAGTACACATTCTCCACAGTGGGGCATTACACAGTAGGTGA